The DNA sequence CACGCGTCCGCCCACGGGCCCCACGATCCGAGCTCGGAGAAGACCCACCCGAAGACCAGGGTGCCGGAGATCATCCCGACGACGAGTCCCGCCCGTTGCCGGCCCGTGGCCCAGTGCGGATGGACCGCGACCGCCTCGACTCCCGCCTGCCCCGGCAGAGCCGCGCTGGCCCGCCGGTCCCGCGACCAGCGCCACCAGCCGTAGATCCCCACGGCGAGGAACATGACCTGGCGGCCGGCCTGACCGTAGAGATCGACGTCCTGCGGGGTGTGGAAGACACCTCCGAGGAAGACCGTGAGAAGCGTGAGATTGCCGACGATCCCCACCGGCCAGGCCCATACCACTCGGCGCATCCCGCCGATCGCGGCGGCCAACCCGAAGACGTTGCCGATGATCTCGCGCCACAGGATCGGTACTCCGCCGATCAACACCTGCGCGTCGAGGAATGAGACGAGAAGGCTCATCGTGTGCCCCTTTCACGGGCTCGGCACTCCACGGCCCAGGGCGTATGCCGCATCGCCCACGGTTCCACGGCCGAGCCGCGGTCCCTCGGGGGACACGCTGTTCTCTTCCATCCGGACTATGACCGTCGGCCCCGGGATCACACCGGGTCTGCTGACCCCCGCGAACGCGGTCCGGCCGGGCATGTCGCCTGGCCGCACCGCGTGTGCGGGGCGCTCGCGGGCTCGCCGCCGACCATGGGGCCGGTGACATCACCGCCGGTGGGGAATCTCACCCCGCCCTGAGAACGTGTTCCCGTTGTACTCCTCCCCGCTGCGACGCTGCAACTCCGGCCGGCGTCGAGAAGGGCGTTCGGCGCGTCCTCACCCGGCCGATGGGGGCGGGACTCTCTTGCCGACGTGAGGTGGGCGCGGTCACCGGTGCCACCCCGGGCGGGGGCGTGGCTCAGCCGATCGTCAGTTGGCCGTTCGCCTCGGTCACCGGGACCACGTCGAGGGGTCGCGGTGCCGGAGCGAGGGTGTTGCGGCCGTCGGTGGCGTCGTACTCCGCGCCGTGGAGTGGGCAGCGCAGGTGCAGGTCGCGGACCACCTGAACGGTCCCACCCTGGTGGGTGCAGCGGGCGGAGTACGCGACGAACTCCCCCTCGGTGGGCTGCGCGACGATCACCGTGGAGTCCCCCGACTTGACCTGCTTGGCGGTCCCGACGGGCACGTCCGACGCGGGCATGGTGCTGGCCTGCACCTCGGTCGTCTGCTGCACGGTCGAGGCAGGCTCCGCGGGTTGCGTCATCCCGCAGGCCGAGGCGATCCCCGGCAGCAGGATAATCCCGGGGAGAGCGGCCAGGACGGTACGGCGCTGCGTGCACGGTCCGACGGTGACGGATGCTGCGGCGGGGTGCTCGGTCATGTGGCCCATCGTATCGGGCGGCCACGACCGACCTAGGCTGCGTTCCATGACCGTCCGACGCCTCCTGCCCCACGCCACCACGATCTTCTCCGAGGTCACCCAGCTCGCTGTGCGGTTCGGGGCCGTCAACCTGGGACAGGGCTTCCCGGACACCGACGGCCCCCCGTCGATGATCGAGGCCGCGGTGCGCGCCATGCGGGAGGGACACAACCAGTACCCACCCGGGACGGGGGTACCCGAGCTCCGGCACGCGATCGTCACGCACGAGACCGGGCACACGGGGCTGGTCCACGATCCGGACACCGAGGTACTGGTGACGGTCGGCGCGACCGAGGCGATCGCCGGTGCGGTGCTCGGCCTGGTGGAACCCCACGACGAGGTGGTGGTGATCGAACCGTCCTACGACTCCTACGCCGCCACCGTCGCGATGGCCGGGGCCACCCGGCGCCCCGCGCGGATGGTCCGCTCGGACGACCGTTTCCGCCTCGACGTGGACTCCCTGCGGGCGGCGTTCTCCCCGCGGACCCGGGCGGTGCTGGTCAACTCTCCGCACAACCCCACCGGTGCGGTGCTGCCCCGGGAGGATCTCGAGCAGATCGCGGCCCTGTGCCGCGAGTTCGACGCGATCGCGATCTCGGACGAGGTCTACGAACACCTGACGTACGACGACACCGAGCACGTCTCCATCGCCACCCTGCCGGGCATGGCCGAGCGCACCCTGCGGATCTCGAGCGCCGGCAAGATGCTTAACTGCACGGGCTGGAAGATCGGGTGGGTGACCGGCCCGGCCGGGTTGGTCGCGGGTGTCCGGGCCGCCAAACAGTACATGAGCTACACCGCCGGTACCCCGTTGCAACTCGCCGTCGCGCACGCCCTGAGCCACGAGGACGAGTGGATCCGGGCGCTGCGGGCGCAGATGCAGGACAGGCGGGACCAGCTCGTGGGGATACTCACCGGGATCGGAGTGGATCTCGCCGTCACCCAGGGGACCTATTTCCTCACCGCGGACCCCCGGCCGCTCGGCGTCACCGACGCCGCGTCGTGGTGCCTGGAACTGCCCGAGAAGGTCGGCGTGGCGGCGGTTCCGTTCGCGCCGTTCACCGATACCTACTCCGCCGAGTGGTCGCATCTGGTGCGGTTCGCGTTCTGCAAACGACCCGAGGTGCTGTCGGAGGCCGGGCGCAGGCTGCGGGCGCTCGCGCCCTGGGACCGCGGGACTCTCAGCGCCCGGTGGTGAGGACGATCTTGCCCACCGCGCCGCGGCCGTCCATGAGTTCCAGAGCCTCGGACGCCTTGTCCAGCGGGAGCTCGACGCCCACGAGCGGGTCGAGCTTCCCCGCGGCCAACAGAGGCTCCACCTCGGCCCACTGTTTCTGCAGGTATCCGGGGTTGCTCATCCAGTACTCGCCCCATCCCACCCCCACGGCGCTCTTGTTGCCGAGCAGCAGGCGGTTGACCTTGACCGTGGGGATCTCGCCACCGGTGAAGCCGATCACGAGGATCCGCCCCTCCTGCCCGAGGGACCGGATGGAATCGGTGAACCGGTCGCCTCCCACGGGGTCCACCACGATGTCCACGCCCTTGCCGCCGGTGAGCTCCTTCACGGCGTCCTTGAAACCCTCGGGGGCGATGGCGTCGGACGCTCCGGCCCTGAGCGCCAGCTCCCGCTTCTCCTCGGAGGAAGCGACCGCGATCACGCGGGCACCGGATGCCACGGCGAACTGGGTGGCCGCGATGCCGATACCGCCACCCGCGCCGTGCACGAGAACCGTCTCCCCGGGCTCGAGTCGGCCGCGGTGCGCCAGGGCGAAGTGCACGGTGAGGACGTTCATCGGAATGGACGCGCCCTGGGCGAAGGTCATCGAATCGGGGAGCCGGAACACCTGGGCGGGGTCGGTGGAGACCACCTCGGCGAACCCTCCGAGGCCGGGGAAGGCGCACACGCGGTCGCCGGCGGCGAATCCCGACCCCTCGGGGGCGGAACGGACCACACCCGCCACCTCCGATCCGGGCACGAACGGCAGCGGCGGCGAGATCTGGTATTTCCCGCGGGTCTGGAGGACCTCGGGGAAGGTCACCCCCGAGGCGTGGACGTCGATGAGGACCGCTCCCGGCTCCGGCTCGGGGAGATCCACGACCTCCAGGGCGGCGGGTCCGTCATGGGATGAGATGTGAATGGCACGCATGGCCCCATAGTGTCAGCACACCCGTCGCGCCGGAACCGACGCACCGGATCACGTCTCGAGGTGCACCGGCGGGTTCGGCTCGTCCGTCTCGGGGTGCCGACGCAGTCCCCGGCGTCGATGGAGATGCAGGGCGAGCCCCACGGCCACCACCACCTGGCCCACCTGGAAGGCCAGCGCCATCAGGATGAACTCCCGCCCGAACGTGGTGGGCAGGACCAGCAGCAGCGCGCAGACGCCCAGCAGCGTCACCGTGAGCATCTGGCCACCGGCGAGGAGTCGACGCGGGGTGGTGACCAGACGGCCACGGGACAGCAGCAACACCGAGTTCAAGGCCACGAGAAGACAGACCGGAACCCCGATCTGCGAGGGGAACAGGAACATGACCACGAACAAGGGGTGCGAGCTGAGCGTGACGGTCCCGGTCGCGACGAACTGCGGGACGCTCCACAGCGCGGTGATGAGAGCGCAGGTCACGGTGATCCACGAGCCGCCCACCAGGATCCGCACCCGACGAGGATAACCGCGCCCCCAACCGGTGCGGCCCCTGCCCACCGCTCGGACCGGCCACGCCGCGAGGCCCCCCGCTACTCACTCCCTGGTGAGGGCCTCGCCTATGGGGGTGGGGCCGTCGGAGAACTCGATGGTGCGACCGATGGTGTCCGGCCTGCGCAGGACGGCCGCGGTGACGGCGGCCACGACGTCCCGGCTGGTGGCCCTGTCCTCGCGCTTCTCGGCACCCACGCCGATCGACTCCCCGCCGGCGTCATCCGTGAGCTTCCCCGGGCCGAGGATGGTCCACTGCAGTTCCGAATCCCGCAGGTGGGCATCGGCGTCGGCCTTGGCCTGCGCGTAGGGGTAGAACGAATCGCCCTCGGGCACGCCGTGCTCGGGTCCGGCCCCGTCGTAGGAGATCATGACGTAGCGCTCGACCCCCTCCTGCACGGAGGCGTCCATGGATCGGATCGCGGCGTCGCGGTCGACGGCGTAGGTGCGATCGGCGTCTCCGCCACCCGCTCCGGCGGCCCACACCACCGAACCGCTGCCGCGGAGCACCTCCCGCAATCCCTCGACGTCGAGCGTCTCGACATCCGCGACGACAGGGGTCGCGCCCACCTCCCGGATGTCGTCGGCCTGGTCCGGATTCCGGATCACCGAGTACACCTCGGCGCCCGCCCCCGCCAGGATCCGGGCCGCGCGGAGCGCCACCTTGCCGTGTCCGCCGATGATGGTCACAGGGCGTTCGATACTCATGGCCTCCGTTGTACTCCTCCACCCCGCCGTCGTGTGAGTCGCAGATCACTTCCCGGTCACCGTCCGGCCCGATCCGGTCACAACTCCACAACGACACGCCGTGGGCGCCCGTGTGGGTTCGCGTCCTGTCGGACCCTGCGTGCATCATGTGCTCATAAGCCGGTACTCACCGGTGAATCCCCAGCAATGCCCTCGGAGTCACGCATGTCCTTGTCCCGGTCCGGGTCGCTCACGCCCTCGGCGTCTCAGGCGCCCTTCGTCCTCCTCGCCGGGCTCCTGGCCCTCCTGCTCGTCGCGACCGGATGCACCATCCCCGTGCCCACGGGGTCCGCGGGCGAGACCACCCCGACCGAGACCTCGGAGGCGCCGGTTCCGGCGACCCTGCAGGTCACCCCGGCGGACGGCGCGACGGACGTGGCCGTGGTGGACGGCGTCCGCGCCCGGGTGGAGAACGGTTCGCTCAGCGAGGTGGTGCTGACCAACGACGCGGGCAAGGAGATCGAGGGCGAGCTGTCGCAGGACGCGACGTCGTGGGAACCCGCTGTCACCCTCGGATACGGGCGCACCTACACGCTGGATATCACCTACCGCGGAGCGACGGGCGGCCCGCGGACCGACTCGCGCACCTTCACCATGGCCACCCCACAGGCCATCGTCACCCCCAGCCTGGTCACCCCGGGCGGTGGCGCCCTGGAGTCGGATCGCGAGTACGGCGTCGGCATCATCGTGGCGGCGAGATTCGATCAGCCGGTCGCGGACAGGGAGACCGTCGAGAAGTACATGACGGTCACGACGGAACCGGCGGTCGAGGGCAACTGGTTCTGGCTCGACGACGCCACCGCGCACTGGCGGCCCCGGGACTACTACGAGACCGGCACCCGGGTGAGCGTGGATCTGGACACCGAGGGCAGGAACCTCGGCGGCGGCCAGTGGGGTGGAGAGGGCGCGGAGGTCGACTTCACCATCGGTGACCGCCGGGTGGCCATCGCGGACGACGACACCAAGACGGTCTCGGTGTTCCACAACCAGCAACTGGTCAAGACGATGCCCACGTCGATGGGCAAGGGCGGCTGGGCGACCTATAACGGCGTGAGCATGCACTTCTGGACCCAGCGGGGTGTCTACACCGTCCTCGACAAGGCCAGCACGGTGCTCATGGACTCCTCGACCTACGGTCTACCGCTCGACGTCGGGTACCGGGTGACGGTCGACCACGGGGTGCGCCTGACCAACGAGGGCATCTACTTCCACGCTCTCGCCTCGTCGATGTGGGCGCAGGGCAACACCAACGTCTCGCACGGATGCCTCAACCTGTCCCCCGATGACGCCGCCTGGTACTTCGACCAGGCGGTGGCCGGAGACATCGTCGAGGTCCGGAACACCGGTGGCCCGGAACAGCAGGTCCACCAGAACGGGGACTGGGCGGTCCCGTGGAGCACCTGGCAGAAGGGTTCCGCGGACTGAGGGTTCCTTTTGCCGGGGTCGACACGCTACTTTTGCGCGATGGAGCCCCGCTCACCCCAGATGAGACTGCCCGGAGTCGCGATCGGCCACTGGACGGATCCTTCCGCGTTGACGGGGTGCACCGTGGTGCTGCTCCCCGAGGGGTCGGTGGCATCGCGCGAGGTGCGGGGTGGCGCGCCGGCGACCCGCGACCTCGACGCACTCTCGCCGGACAAGGCGGTGACCTCCGTCGACGCCGTCGTCCTCACCGGAGGCTCCGCGTTCGGTCTCGCGGCCGCCGAGGGGGTGATGCGGTTCTGCGAGGAGGCCGGGAGGGGCGTTCCCACGCCCGGCGGGCGCGTCCCGATCGTCCCGGCCCTGGCGCTGTTCGACCTCGGGGTCGGCGATCCGAAGGTCCGCCCGTCGGCCGCCGACGGGTACACCGCCGCCGCCGCGGCCACCGGCCCGCTGGTCGAGGTGGGGCAGGTGGGCGCGGGCACCGGGGCGTTCACGTCGCAGTGGCGCGGGGTCGAGAACATCCGTCCGGGCGGTATCCGCTACGCGGAGAGCACCGTGGGCGACCTGGTCGTCGGGGCATTGTGTGCGGTGAACGCCTACGGTGACGTCGATCCGGGGGGGACCGAGGTGGACCTCGCCAGCGTGGCGAACCTCGTGCCGCCGTTCGACTACGCCTCCGATCGCGTGCACACCACCATCGGAGTGGTGATCACCAACGCGAGGCTGGACAAGACCGCCTGCTTCGTCGTCGCCCAGGGCGCCCATGACGGCCTCTCCCGGTCCCTGACTCCGCCGCACACCCGATACGACGGAGACGGCTTCGTCGCAGTGGCGACCGGGGAGGTGCCCGCCGACGTCGACACCGTCCGCCTCATGGCGCTCGACGCCGTCTCCCGGGCGATACGGTCCGCCGGATCCTGATCCACCCGCCTGGACGGTTCACGGAACAGAGTCGACAATTCCGGTGTTGGGCGGGACAATGACTTGTCAACCCGGGCATCGGCCCGCGGGGTCACCGACGAAAGCGCAGGAGCACCTCCAGTGAGCCGAGCCGACACACCGGCCCGATCTATCAGCCCCCTTCTCGGAAGGGGGAACACCGGATGAGCATCGCGCTCTCACTTCTCATCGGCGTGGTGGTGGTCTTGGCCATCACCGCACTCACGGGCTACTTCGTGGCCCAGGAATTCGCGTTCATGGCCGTCGACCGCTCCCGGATGGGGGCCGCGGCGGAGAAGGGCGACCCGGCCGCGTCGCGTGTCCTCGGCGTGACCAGGCGGACGTCCTTCATGCTCTCGGGCGCCCAGCTCGGGATCACCGTCACCACCCTGGTCGTCGGGTACGTCGCCGAACCGCTCATCGGTCGCTCGATCGGCGAGCTCCTCGGCCTGGCCTCCGTGCCCCAGGGGATCGGAGTGGTGGTCGGGACGGTCCTGGCGCTGCTCTTCTCGACGGTCGTGCAGATGATCTTCGGCGAGTTGGTGCCCAAGAACCTGGCCATCGCCCGACCGGAGCCGGTCGCACGCTGGCTGGCCCGGTCCACCACGATCTACCTCGCCCTGTTCGGCTGGCTCATCGGCCTGTTCGACAAGGCGTCCGAGGCCCTGCTCAGGGCCGTCGGCATCGAGCCGGTCCACGATAAGGAACACTCCGCCACCGCTCGCGACCTGGAGCACATCGTCGCCGAGTCCGAGGAGACCGGCGAGCTGTCCGAGGAACTGAGTCGACTGCTGGACAGGATGCTCGACTTCCCCGGCCAACCCGCCGAGCACGCCATGATCCCGCGCAGCCGCACCGACGTGGTGCGGGCGGAGGACACGGTCACCGAGGTCCTGTACAAGATGGCCACCGGACACACCCGCTACCCGGTGGTCGGCGACGACTCCGACGACGTGATCGGCATCGTGGACCTCCACGACCTGCTCTCGGTGTGTGACGACGACCGGGCGGACCTCACGGCGGTGTCGACCCTCATGCGGGCACCGATCATCGTGCCGACCTCGCTGCCCCTTCCGGAGGTCGCCACCCGCCTGGGTTCCCACAAGTCCGAGATGGCGGTGGTGGTGGACGAATACGGTGGTTTCGCCGGTGTCGTGACCATGGAGGACATGGCCGAGGAGATCGTCGGCGAGATCGCGGACGAGCACGATCCCCAGCAGGCGGCCGGGACCCCGGTCAGCGAGGGACTGGGCTGGCTCCTGGCCGGTGACACCCATCTCGACGAGGTGGAACGCCTGCTCGAGATCACCCTGCCCGAGGTGGACGCCGAGACCCTCGGTGGACTCGTGATCGAGACGACCGGAGACCTGCCCGAGGTGGGTGACCGCGTCGACATCCCTCTCCCCGACACAGACGTGCTGGAGGAGATCTCCGCCGACAGGGTCCTGCGGACCGAGGTGCGCAGGATCGAACGCCGCGTTCCCGCTGAGCTGCATGTCGTGGTCGAGGAGGCCGCGCGATGAACCCCACCACCACCCTGCTCGCCGCCGAGGCCGGAACGGGCCTCACCAGCAACCCGATCGTCGTGGTGCTCGCCACGATCGTCCTCATCTCCGCGTCCGCGTTCTTCGTGGCCGTCGAATTCTCCCTGATCTCCGCGCGACGCCATCGCCTCGAGGACGCGGCGGCCTCGAGCGCCGCCGCCCGGGCGGCCCTGCGCAACGCCTCCGAGCTCACGCTGCTGCTCGCGGGGTCCCAGCTCGGGATCACGCTGTGCGCGCTGGCACTGGGCTCCATCACCAAACCCGCGGTCCACCACTGGTTCACGCCGGTGTTCGCGAGCTGGGGGTTGCCCTACTGGACGGCCGACGTCATCGCCTTCGTCCTGGCGCTGCTCATCGTGACCTTCCTCCACCTGGTGGTGGGCGAGATGGCCCCCAAGTCGTGGTCCATCACGCACCCCGAGTACTCGGCCACGCTGTTGGCGATACCGATGCGGGGCTTCCTCTGGATCACCCGCCCGCTGCTGGTGGCGCTCAACACCCTCGCCAACCGGATCCTGCACCGGATCGGGGTGGAGACCCGCGACGAGGTGGCCTCCGGCCAGGACGCCGACTCCCTCCGCGAGCTCGTCCGCCACTCCGGTGAGGCCGGCACGCTCGACGACACCCACCACCGGCAGCTGCTCAGCGCCCTGGAGCTGCAGGAACTCACCGTGGGGGACCTGCTGGGCGATCGCGGGGTCAACGCGCCCGCCGCGCCGGATGAGATGTCCTCGGTCGACGTGGACGCCTCCCCGGAGGACATCCGCGAGACCGCGCGCCGCACCGGTCATCTCCGGCTGCTGGTGCTGGACGGGGAGACCGCGGTGGGTGTGGTGCACGCGCGTGACGCGATCAACATCCAGTCGGGGGCCACCGCACGGGAGCTCATGCGGCCGAGCCTGTCGCTCGAGCACGACCTGTCGGTGGCCGAGGCGTTCCGCCGGATGCGCGAGGCGCGGGCCCACCTCGTCGTCGTCGAACAGTCCGGTGGCCACCCGGGCACCCACGTCTCCGAGGTCAGAGGGGTCCTCACGCTGGACGACGTGGTGCGGCGTCTCCTGCCGGTCACCTCCGTCTAGCTCGCGGGCCCGGACGCGGGACGGGGCCGGTCTCGGGGCGGGTCAGAACAGGCCGATCAGCCTGAGCAGGCCCCACAGCGCAAGACCCGCCATGCCGAGCAGCACCAACAGCATCAGCCCCACCGCGCCTACCGCCCGGAGCAGGTACCCGCGGGCGTCGGTGTCCACGCGTCTGCCCTCGGCGATGGTCCGGTCGACCAGTCGCAGGTTCTTGGACGTGGCCTTGTGGGCGGCGTCCGCCACGTCACCCACGAAGGGGATCACGCCGAGCACGGCGTCGACGAGGTAGTTCCAGCCCATGCGGAACAGGATGTGGACGGGGACCCGGTTGCGTATCGCCTCCGCCAACACCGCTGCCGCGACAACGGTCCCCAGCGCGTCCCCGACGACGGGTACCAGGCCGATCACCGGGTCCAGCCCCACCCGATACCGTGTGCCCGGGATGCGCACCAGATCGTCCATGACGCGCGCGAGGCCGGAGGTCACGGGGGACGACCCGGTCCTCAGCGCGACGGCATCCGGAGGCGGGGCCGCCGCGGGGTCGGCCGCCGGGCGACTGTCCGGGTGGGGTCGACGGCTGGTCATGGCCGACGAGCCTACGGGGGCGGGGACGACCCGCCACCGCGACCCGGGGCCGGTGTCCGGCGTGCCCGGTGCGCTGGGGACGGGTTTCTGATTGTGTGGGGTGATGACGCCGATGCCACTGCGCCGCCCCCTCACCAGCAGCGCCCGCCGCCTGCCCCGACCCGCCATCGGGATCGCCGCTGCGGCTCTGGCCGCCGCGCTGACCGGCACCGGGTGTGCGGCACTGACCGGGGACACCGGATCGGATGAGCTCCAGCAGTTCCTCTCCGCGCTGAGCAGCGGCGACCTCGGGGGGGCGGCCGCGCTCACCACCGATCCGGCCGCGGCGCAGGAGACCCTCGAGGCCAACGTGCTGGCGATGGGGTTCACCCCCACCCTCTCGGCGAGGACCCCGGACGGGGACCGACGCCCGGACCGCGATCCCGTGCCGGTCGAGATCACCTGGGACATGGGAACCTCCGGGAACGACCAGGCCGACGACGAGGCCGACGACGAGGCCGACGACGACGAGGCGGGCTCCGACCCGGCCGGCGGGACCCCCGGCGCGGAAGCCGCCCCCCGCATCGTCACGACCACCGGCGAGGCGCGGACCACCAGGGTCGGCGAGGACTGGAGGGTCGAGTGGTCGCCGACGATCCTCGACACCCGCCTCGAGCCGGGGGGCACCCTGGCCTTCTCCGAGATCCTGGACTACGACACCTCGGTTCTCGACCGCACGGGCGAACCGCTGCTGCAGTGGACTCCGGTGACCGCGGTGACCCTGGCGCCGGGGGCGGTGGAGTCCGCGGACGCGGTCGCGGCGTTGGTCAGCCCCGTGGTGCCGACGATCACCGGGCAGACGATCCGCGACGGCATGGCCGAGGCCGGCGACCAGCCGTACCAGATCGTCGCGCTCCGCCCGTCCGACATCGACCCGATCCGCGAGCAGCTCGCCGCCGTCCCGGGGGTGACGCTCCCCGAACGCGGGGACCTCATCCGCACCGACCGCAGC is a window from the Dietzia sp. JS16-p6b genome containing:
- a CDS encoding nicotinamide mononucleotide transporter family protein → MSLLVSFLDAQVLIGGVPILWREIIGNVFGLAAAIGGMRRVVWAWPVGIVGNLTLLTVFLGGVFHTPQDVDLYGQAGRQVMFLAVGIYGWWRWSRDRRASAALPGQAGVEAVAVHPHWATGRQRAGLVVGMISGTLVFGWVFSELGSWGPWADAWIFTGSILATYGMARGWTEFWLLWIGVDIVGVPLLLKAGYYPSAALYLVYGAFVVWGFVVWWRVDLAARVRESSEGHRSDQVAVA
- a CDS encoding Rieske (2Fe-2S) protein, with the translated sequence MTEHPAAASVTVGPCTQRRTVLAALPGIILLPGIASACGMTQPAEPASTVQQTTEVQASTMPASDVPVGTAKQVKSGDSTVIVAQPTEGEFVAYSARCTHQGGTVQVVRDLHLRCPLHGAEYDATDGRNTLAPAPRPLDVVPVTEANGQLTIG
- a CDS encoding pyridoxal phosphate-dependent aminotransferase — protein: MTVRRLLPHATTIFSEVTQLAVRFGAVNLGQGFPDTDGPPSMIEAAVRAMREGHNQYPPGTGVPELRHAIVTHETGHTGLVHDPDTEVLVTVGATEAIAGAVLGLVEPHDEVVVIEPSYDSYAATVAMAGATRRPARMVRSDDRFRLDVDSLRAAFSPRTRAVLVNSPHNPTGAVLPREDLEQIAALCREFDAIAISDEVYEHLTYDDTEHVSIATLPGMAERTLRISSAGKMLNCTGWKIGWVTGPAGLVAGVRAAKQYMSYTAGTPLQLAVAHALSHEDEWIRALRAQMQDRRDQLVGILTGIGVDLAVTQGTYFLTADPRPLGVTDAASWCLELPEKVGVAAVPFAPFTDTYSAEWSHLVRFAFCKRPEVLSEAGRRLRALAPWDRGTLSARW
- a CDS encoding NADPH:quinone oxidoreductase family protein, with protein sequence MRAIHISSHDGPAALEVVDLPEPEPGAVLIDVHASGVTFPEVLQTRGKYQISPPLPFVPGSEVAGVVRSAPEGSGFAAGDRVCAFPGLGGFAEVVSTDPAQVFRLPDSMTFAQGASIPMNVLTVHFALAHRGRLEPGETVLVHGAGGGIGIAATQFAVASGARVIAVASSEEKRELALRAGASDAIAPEGFKDAVKELTGGKGVDIVVDPVGGDRFTDSIRSLGQEGRILVIGFTGGEIPTVKVNRLLLGNKSAVGVGWGEYWMSNPGYLQKQWAEVEPLLAAGKLDPLVGVELPLDKASEALELMDGRGAVGKIVLTTGR
- a CDS encoding NAD(P)H-binding protein codes for the protein MSIERPVTIIGGHGKVALRAARILAGAGAEVYSVIRNPDQADDIREVGATPVVADVETLDVEGLREVLRGSGSVVWAAGAGGGDADRTYAVDRDAAIRSMDASVQEGVERYVMISYDGAGPEHGVPEGDSFYPYAQAKADADAHLRDSELQWTILGPGKLTDDAGGESIGVGAEKREDRATSRDVVAAVTAAVLRRPDTIGRTIEFSDGPTPIGEALTRE
- a CDS encoding Ig-like domain-containing protein gives rise to the protein MSLSRSGSLTPSASQAPFVLLAGLLALLLVATGCTIPVPTGSAGETTPTETSEAPVPATLQVTPADGATDVAVVDGVRARVENGSLSEVVLTNDAGKEIEGELSQDATSWEPAVTLGYGRTYTLDITYRGATGGPRTDSRTFTMATPQAIVTPSLVTPGGGALESDREYGVGIIVAARFDQPVADRETVEKYMTVTTEPAVEGNWFWLDDATAHWRPRDYYETGTRVSVDLDTEGRNLGGGQWGGEGAEVDFTIGDRRVAIADDDTKTVSVFHNQQLVKTMPTSMGKGGWATYNGVSMHFWTQRGVYTVLDKASTVLMDSSTYGLPLDVGYRVTVDHGVRLTNEGIYFHALASSMWAQGNTNVSHGCLNLSPDDAAWYFDQAVAGDIVEVRNTGGPEQQVHQNGDWAVPWSTWQKGSAD
- a CDS encoding P1 family peptidase, encoding MEPRSPQMRLPGVAIGHWTDPSALTGCTVVLLPEGSVASREVRGGAPATRDLDALSPDKAVTSVDAVVLTGGSAFGLAAAEGVMRFCEEAGRGVPTPGGRVPIVPALALFDLGVGDPKVRPSAADGYTAAAAATGPLVEVGQVGAGTGAFTSQWRGVENIRPGGIRYAESTVGDLVVGALCAVNAYGDVDPGGTEVDLASVANLVPPFDYASDRVHTTIGVVITNARLDKTACFVVAQGAHDGLSRSLTPPHTRYDGDGFVAVATGEVPADVDTVRLMALDAVSRAIRSAGS
- a CDS encoding hemolysin family protein; this encodes MSIALSLLIGVVVVLAITALTGYFVAQEFAFMAVDRSRMGAAAEKGDPAASRVLGVTRRTSFMLSGAQLGITVTTLVVGYVAEPLIGRSIGELLGLASVPQGIGVVVGTVLALLFSTVVQMIFGELVPKNLAIARPEPVARWLARSTTIYLALFGWLIGLFDKASEALLRAVGIEPVHDKEHSATARDLEHIVAESEETGELSEELSRLLDRMLDFPGQPAEHAMIPRSRTDVVRAEDTVTEVLYKMATGHTRYPVVGDDSDDVIGIVDLHDLLSVCDDDRADLTAVSTLMRAPIIVPTSLPLPEVATRLGSHKSEMAVVVDEYGGFAGVVTMEDMAEEIVGEIADEHDPQQAAGTPVSEGLGWLLAGDTHLDEVERLLEITLPEVDAETLGGLVIETTGDLPEVGDRVDIPLPDTDVLEEISADRVLRTEVRRIERRVPAELHVVVEEAAR
- a CDS encoding CNNM domain-containing protein → MNPTTTLLAAEAGTGLTSNPIVVVLATIVLISASAFFVAVEFSLISARRHRLEDAAASSAAARAALRNASELTLLLAGSQLGITLCALALGSITKPAVHHWFTPVFASWGLPYWTADVIAFVLALLIVTFLHLVVGEMAPKSWSITHPEYSATLLAIPMRGFLWITRPLLVALNTLANRILHRIGVETRDEVASGQDADSLRELVRHSGEAGTLDDTHHRQLLSALELQELTVGDLLGDRGVNAPAAPDEMSSVDVDASPEDIRETARRTGHLRLLVLDGETAVGVVHARDAINIQSGATARELMRPSLSLEHDLSVAEAFRRMREARAHLVVVEQSGGHPGTHVSEVRGVLTLDDVVRRLLPVTSV
- a CDS encoding DUF4112 domain-containing protein → MTSRRPHPDSRPAADPAAAPPPDAVALRTGSSPVTSGLARVMDDLVRIPGTRYRVGLDPVIGLVPVVGDALGTVVAAAVLAEAIRNRVPVHILFRMGWNYLVDAVLGVIPFVGDVADAAHKATSKNLRLVDRTIAEGRRVDTDARGYLLRAVGAVGLMLLVLLGMAGLALWGLLRLIGLF